One genomic region from Parerythrobacter aestuarii encodes:
- a CDS encoding class I SAM-dependent methyltransferase, which yields MSNVGEDAWGDFWAQQDGQGQGGCLPDGWSGIEALQRAKWQDWCAALPQQARVLDLATGDGRVLGWLAAKRPDLSLVGIDLAPELPTPPQGCETIGGIGMEKLPFDAGSFDAVVSQFGFEYGNTAEVSQEVGRVLRPDGTVALMTHRMDGPILAHNRDRRMQIGWIFDRKDLFTVAHAALAHRVEGQAYVPPLVMQAVQEGAQRFGANSAAWEISEAIRRTLLLGAGVTGQQVASTLETLAGRARNEIGRINSLEQACRTTADGEGFRSAIQSGGLVETRSTPLSESGAADPFADFRELTLQS from the coding sequence ATGAGTAATGTCGGCGAAGACGCGTGGGGAGATTTCTGGGCCCAGCAGGACGGTCAGGGACAGGGCGGTTGCCTGCCTGACGGTTGGAGTGGGATCGAAGCTCTCCAAAGGGCCAAGTGGCAGGACTGGTGCGCCGCTCTTCCCCAGCAAGCGCGCGTTCTCGACCTGGCAACAGGTGACGGGCGGGTGTTGGGATGGCTGGCAGCCAAGCGTCCCGACCTCTCCCTCGTCGGTATCGACCTTGCACCCGAATTGCCGACCCCGCCGCAGGGTTGCGAGACCATTGGCGGAATTGGAATGGAGAAACTCCCTTTCGACGCCGGGAGCTTCGATGCGGTCGTCAGCCAGTTCGGGTTCGAATACGGCAACACGGCTGAAGTATCGCAGGAAGTCGGACGTGTCCTCAGGCCGGATGGCACGGTGGCGCTCATGACACATCGGATGGACGGGCCGATCCTTGCCCATAACCGCGATCGGCGGATGCAGATCGGGTGGATCTTCGACCGCAAGGACCTCTTTACAGTGGCGCATGCCGCCTTGGCCCACCGGGTCGAGGGCCAGGCCTATGTTCCGCCGCTGGTCATGCAGGCCGTACAGGAAGGCGCGCAAAGGTTCGGAGCCAATTCGGCCGCATGGGAAATCTCCGAGGCGATAAGGCGGACCCTGCTGCTAGGCGCAGGCGTGACAGGCCAGCAGGTTGCATCAACCTTGGAAACCCTCGCTGGCCGGGCCCGGAACGAGATCGGTCGGATCAATTCCCTCGAACAGGCCTGTCGCACGACAGCCGATGGCGAGGGTTTCCGCAGCGCTATTCAGTCTGGTGGGCTGGTGGAAACCAGATCGACCCCGCTGAGCGAGAGCGGCGCTGCCGACCCGTTTGCCGACTTCAGGGAGCTTACCCTGCAGTCTTAG